The region GAAAAACGAGGTTGAGTAGGGTGTCAAGAAGCCAAAACAATCTAGCTCGCTTGCATATTTGGTGCACCTGCAAGTTCAATGGTTGGAAGGCTTTGGGCAGAAGTGTCTTGGGCTACCGCGCTCGTGGCATCGTAAGGTCCAGGTCCGTTCCACACATCTGCTTGGTCAGGACAATGATCTGTCCGGCATGCTGCTGAACATGCCCGACAACCTGGTAAATCGCTTCCAGCTTTGAGACGTCGCGGCCCTGGGGCTTGGTTCTCTCGATCAGCTTCTCCGGAGGCAGGGAATCGATGACGCTACGCGCCTCGGCGATCGTTTCTTCGAACAGGTGAGTAAGCTCCGTAGCGGTTAGGCCATCTGCTGTGCTGAACTCTTTGTCGCGCTTCCGGACATCAGACGCGCCGCCAACACCGTGCATGATCCACTGACGCATATTGCCGCACAGGTGAAGAATCAGGTTTCCGATCGCGTTCTCGTGCTCGCCACCGCGTGCCCAGACCTGCTCATCGCTGAGTCGGACAAGACACTTCGTTACAAAGCTAGTCATCTGTTCGAGCTTCGCGCTCGA is a window of Edaphobacter sp. 12200R-103 DNA encoding:
- a CDS encoding DinB family protein, whose translation is MDNEIGLLFLSASSAKLEQMTSFVTKCLVRLSDEQVWARGGEHENAIGNLILHLCGNMRQWIMHGVGGASDVRKRDKEFSTADGLTATELTHLFEETIAEARSVIDSLPPEKLIERTKPQGRDVSKLEAIYQVVGHVQQHAGQIIVLTKQMCGTDLDLTMPRAR